A genome region from Thermomonospora amylolytica includes the following:
- a CDS encoding aminotransferase class V-fold PLP-dependent enzyme, protein MDLDRIREQTPGCREVVHLNNAGAALQPAPVSETVRRHLELEDRIGGYEAADAAEEALDESYSVLARLVGADPDEIAFVENATRAWDMAFYSIPFRPGERILTTTSEYASNALGFLQAAQRHGAVVEVVPDDGHGQICLDSLARMLADGNVRLVAINHVPTHDGLINPAAEVGKLAREAGALYLLDACQSVGQLVVDVREIGCDLLSATGRKFLRGPRGTGLLYARREVARELVPPFIDLRSADWTGPDAYELRPDARRFENWERFVAGQLGLAAAASYAMDIGLAAIEERTLALAARLRAGLAEIPGVTVHDRGERRSGIVAFTHETVAAPRIVAALAAAPRRINVRVAEQTYRYDAGARPPLRVRVSPHYYNTEDEIDLAVAAVATAITG, encoded by the coding sequence CCCGTCAGCGAGACCGTCCGGCGGCATCTGGAGCTGGAGGACCGGATCGGCGGCTACGAGGCGGCCGACGCCGCCGAGGAGGCGCTGGACGAGTCGTACTCCGTGCTGGCCCGGCTGGTGGGGGCGGACCCGGACGAGATCGCCTTCGTGGAGAACGCGACCCGGGCGTGGGACATGGCGTTCTACTCCATCCCGTTCCGGCCGGGCGAGCGGATCCTGACCACGACCAGCGAGTACGCCAGCAACGCGCTGGGCTTCCTGCAGGCCGCGCAGCGGCACGGGGCGGTGGTGGAGGTGGTGCCCGACGACGGGCACGGGCAGATCTGCCTGGACTCGCTGGCCCGGATGCTGGCGGACGGGAACGTGCGGCTGGTGGCGATCAACCACGTGCCGACCCACGACGGGCTGATCAACCCGGCGGCCGAGGTCGGCAAGCTGGCCCGGGAGGCGGGCGCGCTCTACCTGCTGGACGCCTGCCAGTCGGTGGGGCAGCTCGTGGTGGACGTCCGGGAGATCGGCTGCGACCTGCTGTCGGCGACGGGGCGCAAGTTCCTGCGCGGTCCGCGGGGGACGGGCTTGCTGTACGCGCGGCGGGAGGTGGCGCGGGAGCTGGTGCCGCCGTTCATCGACCTGAGGTCGGCCGACTGGACCGGGCCCGACGCCTACGAGCTGCGCCCGGACGCCCGGCGGTTCGAGAACTGGGAGCGTTTCGTGGCCGGGCAGCTCGGCCTGGCCGCCGCCGCGTCGTACGCGATGGACATCGGCCTGGCGGCCATCGAGGAGCGGACGCTCGCGCTGGCCGCCCGGCTGCGCGCGGGCCTGGCGGAGATCCCCGGCGTCACCGTGCACGACCGGGGGGAACGCAGGAGCGGGATCGTCGCGTTCACTCATGAGACGGTGGCCGCGCCGCGGATCGTGGCGGCGCTGGCGGCCGCCCCGCGCCGGATCAACGTCCGGGTGGCCGAGCAGACCTACCGGTACGACGCGGGCGCGCGCCCGCCGCTGCGGGTGCGGGTCTCACCGCACTACTACAACACCGAGGACGAGATCGACCTCGCGGTGGCGGCTGTCGCGACGGCCATCACCGGCTGA